The Haloimpatiens massiliensis genome contains a region encoding:
- a CDS encoding YitT family protein codes for MSETMKSFIKDLPILTVGMFIGALAVHFFLIPSKLIVGSITGLSIVINLLTSISLPVLVFIINTFLLILSYFLIGKEFGVKTIYSALILSPMLFILEKVYPMKESLMKDQWLDLLCFVLILSFSQTILFRRNASTGGLDILAKIVNKYLHIDLGTSVSISGAIICCTAIFVYDMRTVIIGLLGTYINGLVLDHFMIGFNSRKRVCIISKDYLLIRKFIIEDLHRGATLYPVKGGLGNEDKFEIESLMTRNEFSYLMEFIKKEQINAFITAGTVSEIYGNLGIKGIKSKPKLLQE; via the coding sequence ATGAGTGAAACCATGAAGTCTTTTATTAAGGATTTGCCAATATTAACAGTCGGTATGTTTATTGGGGCATTAGCCGTACATTTTTTTTTGATTCCAAGTAAATTAATTGTTGGATCAATTACGGGTTTATCCATTGTAATTAATTTACTTACTTCAATATCGTTGCCAGTATTAGTTTTTATTATAAATACTTTTTTATTAATTCTATCTTACTTTCTTATCGGAAAAGAATTTGGCGTTAAGACCATATATTCAGCATTAATTTTATCACCAATGCTTTTCATATTGGAAAAAGTATATCCAATGAAAGAATCATTGATGAAGGATCAGTGGCTGGATCTATTATGCTTTGTACTTATTTTAAGTTTTTCACAAACAATTTTATTTAGGCGTAATGCATCCACTGGCGGATTAGATATTTTGGCTAAAATAGTAAATAAGTATTTACATATTGATCTAGGCACATCAGTCTCTATTTCAGGAGCAATTATTTGTTGTACTGCTATCTTTGTGTACGATATGAGAACAGTAATCATAGGATTGCTAGGAACGTATATTAATGGATTAGTACTAGACCATTTTATGATAGGATTTAACTCCAGAAAAAGGGTTTGTATTATTTCAAAAGATTACCTGTTGATTCGCAAATTTATTATAGAAGATTTGCATCGGGGTGCAACATTATATCCTGTTAAAGGTGGATTAGGAAATGAGGACAAGTTTGAAATAGAAAGTTTGATGACTAGAAATGAGTTTTCTTATTTGATGGAGTTTATTAAAAAGGAACAAATTAATGCATTTATTACGGCAGGAACAGTTAGTGAGATTTATGGCAATCTTGGGATAAAGGGAATCAAAAGCAAACCCAAGTTATTACAGGAATAA
- a CDS encoding ABC transporter ATP-binding protein — MSDSIVEINNLNKTIKNKVILNNINLKLKKGNIYGIIGRNGSGKSMLFKAMCGLIKPTSGEIFIFTKPIHKGELPEDTGAIIENPGFIGQCSAFKNLKMLASINSKIGDDDIRKIISLVGLDPNDAQPVKKFSLGMKQRLGIAQAIMEKPKFLILDEPMNALDEEGVELVRSILLKLKENEVTILMASHNKEDIEVLCDYVYKMKNGILTINS; from the coding sequence ATGAGCGATTCTATTGTAGAAATAAATAATTTAAATAAAACTATAAAGAATAAGGTAATTCTAAATAATATAAATTTAAAGCTTAAAAAGGGAAATATATACGGAATAATAGGAAGAAATGGTTCAGGGAAATCAATGTTATTTAAAGCCATGTGTGGACTTATAAAACCTACAAGTGGAGAAATTTTTATATTTACTAAACCCATACATAAAGGTGAATTACCAGAAGATACAGGAGCAATAATAGAGAATCCTGGATTTATAGGACAATGTTCTGCATTTAAAAATTTAAAAATGTTAGCGTCCATAAATAGTAAAATAGGCGATGATGATATAAGAAAAATTATATCTTTAGTAGGATTAGACCCTAATGATGCACAGCCTGTTAAAAAGTTTTCCTTAGGCATGAAGCAAAGATTAGGAATAGCACAAGCTATTATGGAAAAACCAAAGTTTTTAATTTTAGATGAACCTATGAATGCACTTGATGAAGAAGGAGTAGAGCTGGTTAGAAGTATATTATTAAAATTAAAAGAAAATGAAGTAACCATTCTTATGGCAAGTCATAATAAAGAAGATATAGAGGTTTTATGTGATTATGTATATAAAATGAAAAATGGAATTCTTACTATTAATTCATAG
- a CDS encoding DMT family transporter, whose amino-acid sequence MEDSKKVVQGYLLVALCGTCWGLMGVLTKKLDLLGFDEFSVSALRPTVAAVFYLLYTLIKEPKYLKTDFKSLIFFLIYGVVTLDGMFLTFTYAVKYSSIATASVLLFTNPIFVMIMSRFLFNEKLTRKKIMALVLSIIGCLLVVRAYNVEAFKVSFLGIILGVMSGFTVALQNVMGKIGANKYHYKTHLVYSFLFAAIFLWFFRPPWVLFSNATSPTAWFYIIAIGFFATVIPNGAFVKALQYVESSKASIVCSIEPIIATILGFLIFKEQLEIWQIVGMVLIVLSVILIQGKED is encoded by the coding sequence ATGGAGGATTCTAAAAAAGTCGTACAAGGTTATCTATTAGTAGCATTGTGTGGAACATGCTGGGGACTAATGGGAGTGCTTACAAAGAAATTAGATCTTCTTGGCTTTGATGAATTTTCTGTTTCAGCTCTAAGACCTACTGTGGCTGCTGTTTTTTATTTATTATATACTTTAATAAAGGAGCCAAAATATCTTAAGACTGACTTCAAAAGCTTAATATTTTTCTTAATATATGGAGTAGTAACTTTAGACGGGATGTTTTTAACCTTTACCTATGCAGTTAAATATTCTAGTATAGCTACAGCATCCGTTTTACTTTTTACTAATCCTATATTTGTAATGATTATGTCTAGATTTTTATTCAATGAAAAGCTTACAAGAAAGAAGATAATGGCTTTAGTATTATCTATAATTGGATGCTTACTAGTTGTAAGAGCTTACAATGTGGAAGCGTTTAAGGTAAGTTTTTTAGGAATTATACTTGGAGTTATGTCAGGATTTACAGTTGCTCTTCAAAATGTAATGGGTAAAATAGGAGCTAATAAGTATCACTATAAAACTCATTTAGTATATTCTTTCTTATTTGCAGCTATTTTCTTATGGTTCTTCAGACCACCATGGGTATTATTCAGTAACGCAACTTCACCTACAGCGTGGTTTTATATTATTGCAATAGGTTTCTTTGCAACAGTTATACCAAATGGTGCGTTTGTAAAGGCATTACAATATGTAGAATCTAGTAAGGCCAGTATAGTTTGTAGTATAGAGCCTATTATAGCGACTATACTCGGATTTTTAATATTTAAAGAACAACTAGAAATTTGGCAGATAGTAGGTATGGTACTTATAGTATTATCAGTAATTCTTATTCAAGGTAAAGAAGACTAA
- a CDS encoding HD domain-containing protein, translated as MDLKTTIDMFKEIDKHILEDKKPSRYILEISKEQLFSEKPFNMLKNLKDTPQSPKYHPEGSVWNHTMLVLDKAAEVKAKSEDKRAFMWAALLHDLGKAPTTKIRKGKITSYNHDNVGEEMAREFLKQFHQEESFIYKVCKLVRWHMQPLFILKDLPFADPKNMLKEVDIDEVALLFLCDRLGRGGDNEEREIEEKNNAANFIKKVKNI; from the coding sequence ATGGATTTAAAGACAACAATAGATATGTTTAAAGAAATAGATAAACATATATTAGAAGATAAAAAACCATCTAGATATATTTTAGAAATTTCCAAGGAGCAGTTATTTAGTGAAAAACCTTTTAATATGTTGAAGAATTTAAAAGATACACCTCAATCTCCTAAGTATCATCCAGAGGGAAGTGTGTGGAATCACACAATGCTTGTTTTAGATAAGGCAGCAGAAGTTAAGGCAAAAAGTGAAGATAAAAGAGCTTTTATGTGGGCAGCGCTTCTTCATGATTTAGGTAAAGCTCCTACTACAAAAATAAGAAAGGGAAAAATAACATCCTATAATCATGATAATGTGGGCGAAGAGATGGCTAGAGAATTTTTAAAACAATTTCATCAAGAGGAGAGCTTTATATATAAGGTCTGTAAGCTAGTTAGATGGCATATGCAGCCATTATTCATATTAAAAGATTTACCTTTTGCAGATCCCAAAAATATGCTTAAAGAAGTAGATATAGATGAGGTAGCCCTACTTTTTTTATGTGATAGATTGGGAAGAGGAGGAGACAACGAAGAAAGAGAAATTGAAGAAAAGAATAATGCAGCAAATTTTATAAAAAAGGTAAAGAATATTTAG
- a CDS encoding DUF503 domain-containing protein, producing the protein MIIGTAKIYLYANWVHSLKEKRMIVKSLIAKVHNKYNVSIAEIENQDYHKSIVLGIACVSNDTRHANSMAQNVLGFIEGNTDAIVERTEIEIL; encoded by the coding sequence ATGATTATAGGAACAGCTAAAATATATTTATATGCTAATTGGGTTCATTCCTTAAAGGAAAAGAGAATGATAGTTAAGAGTTTAATTGCAAAAGTTCACAATAAATATAATGTTTCCATTGCGGAGATTGAAAATCAAGATTACCATAAATCAATAGTCTTAGGCATTGCTTGTGTAAGTAACGATACTAGACATGCTAATAGCATGGCACAAAATGTTTTGGGTTTTATAGAAGGTAATACGGATGCTATAGTGGAGAGAACTGAAATAGAGATACTATAG
- a CDS encoding aldehyde dehydrogenase — translation MDTLSRIIKEQREFFNLGITKNINFRINALEHLKNSIENNEALILDALKKDLNKNEIESYMTEIGISLAEINYMIKNIRRFSRTKRVRTPLAYVGSRSYIVPEPLGLTLVISPWNYPFQLAVNPLIGSIAAGNCCIIKTSSMSPNTSIAIKKIISEAFEDRHVYVVENSKGMSSRVLEEKFDYIFFTGSPNIGRVIMEAASKNLTPVTLELGGKSPCIIHNDADIKNAAKDICFGKFSNAGQTCVSPDYVLVQKDIKNVLIEEIKNTLVQFYGQDAKSSPNFGRIINDKHFNRLKNLISGQDVVVGGYVDEKERFISPTILNNVSLDAPVMGEEIFGPILPIIEYKNLKDAINIINDKPKPLALYIFSSSKEVQNEIVKKTSSGGVCINDTLIHMTTNYLPFGGVGESGMGSYHGRASFDTFSHNKSILKSSVSIDTKVYPPYNITLDKIKKLFKFL, via the coding sequence ATGGACACACTTTCTAGAATAATTAAAGAACAAAGGGAATTCTTTAATTTAGGAATTACTAAAAATATAAATTTTAGAATAAATGCCTTAGAACATTTAAAAAACTCTATAGAAAATAATGAAGCACTTATATTAGATGCTTTAAAAAAAGATTTAAATAAAAATGAAATAGAATCATACATGACAGAAATAGGTATATCCTTAGCAGAAATAAACTATATGATAAAAAACATAAGGAGATTTTCTAGGACTAAAAGGGTACGAACTCCTCTAGCCTATGTGGGAAGTAGAAGTTATATTGTCCCTGAACCCTTAGGATTGACTCTAGTTATTTCCCCTTGGAATTATCCTTTTCAGCTAGCTGTAAATCCCCTTATAGGGAGCATAGCTGCGGGAAACTGCTGCATCATAAAAACTTCTAGCATGTCTCCTAATACTTCTATTGCCATAAAAAAAATAATAAGCGAGGCTTTTGAAGATAGACATGTTTACGTGGTAGAAAATTCAAAAGGCATGTCCTCTAGAGTTTTAGAGGAAAAATTTGACTATATTTTCTTTACCGGCTCACCAAATATAGGACGAGTTATAATGGAGGCTGCATCGAAAAACTTAACTCCTGTTACCCTTGAGCTAGGTGGTAAAAGTCCTTGCATAATTCATAATGACGCAGATATAAAAAATGCTGCTAAAGACATATGTTTTGGTAAATTTTCTAATGCTGGTCAAACCTGTGTATCACCTGACTATGTGTTAGTACAAAAGGATATTAAGAATGTTCTAATAGAAGAAATTAAAAATACACTGGTTCAGTTTTATGGTCAAGATGCTAAAAGCAGTCCTAACTTTGGAAGAATAATAAATGATAAACACTTCAATAGATTGAAAAATTTAATTAGTGGACAAGATGTAGTAGTAGGTGGTTATGTAGACGAAAAGGAAAGATTTATATCTCCTACTATTTTGAATAACGTATCCTTAGATGCTCCTGTAATGGGTGAGGAAATCTTCGGTCCTATCTTACCTATAATAGAATATAAAAATTTAAAGGATGCCATAAATATCATAAATGATAAACCTAAACCTTTAGCCCTATATATCTTCTCATCTTCTAAAGAAGTACAAAATGAGATTGTAAAGAAAACCTCCTCTGGTGGCGTGTGCATAAACGATACTTTAATCCATATGACCACTAATTATCTACCTTTTGGAGGTGTTGGTGAAAGTGGCATGGGTAGTTATCACGGCAGGGCCTCCTTTGATACCTTCTCTCATAATAAGAGCATTTTAAAAAGCAGCGTATCCATTGATACAAAAGTATATCCACCTTATAACATAACCTTGGATAAAATAAAGAAACTTTTCAAGTTTCTTTAG